One genomic region from Glaciimonas sp. PAMC28666 encodes:
- a CDS encoding LysR family transcriptional regulator encodes MAHSIESLFMFVEAATLGSFSAAARKLNKQQSTVSEAIANLEIDFGLLLFDRSTRRPTLTEHGKAMLIHAQQVLDANDRLSRSAHRLADGLEPTLTLVLSDMYQSNRFESILTEFERRYPELELECMIAEHTDVVALVQEGRAQLGLVGAQPDYPPDVGFDSMSEHSEIGLYVSKHHPLASAPTVTTEMLHGARELRLNTYLNDIVERRRGLCWSSSSYLLLLEMTELGFGWAELPRWLAKRFAAEGLLELQVRGWPKSMQVDAVWSRRHGLGQAGGWLLASLLTT; translated from the coding sequence ATGGCCCATTCCATTGAATCGTTATTCATGTTTGTAGAGGCGGCAACGCTCGGTTCTTTCTCGGCCGCGGCGCGCAAGCTGAACAAACAGCAATCCACCGTCAGCGAAGCTATCGCTAATCTTGAGATTGACTTCGGCCTCCTGTTATTTGACCGCTCCACCCGGCGGCCGACGCTCACTGAGCATGGAAAGGCGATGCTGATCCATGCGCAGCAAGTACTGGATGCCAACGACCGCCTGTCTCGCTCAGCGCATCGACTGGCTGATGGTCTGGAGCCGACGCTCACGCTGGTTTTATCGGATATGTATCAATCGAATCGCTTCGAATCCATCCTGACCGAATTTGAGCGGCGCTACCCGGAACTTGAACTTGAATGCATGATCGCCGAACATACCGACGTCGTGGCGCTGGTACAGGAAGGTCGTGCGCAGCTTGGTCTGGTTGGCGCTCAACCGGATTATCCGCCTGACGTCGGGTTCGACTCAATGTCAGAACATTCAGAGATCGGCTTATATGTCAGCAAGCACCACCCGCTTGCGAGCGCGCCGACTGTCACGACAGAAATGTTGCATGGTGCGCGCGAACTGCGCCTCAATACCTACCTGAACGATATTGTCGAACGTCGCCGCGGCCTATGCTGGTCGTCTTCAAGCTACCTATTATTATTGGAAATGACCGAACTAGGCTTCGGTTGGGCCGAGCTTCCTCGCTGGCTGGCCAAGCGCTTCGCCGCTGAAGGACTGCTTGAGTTACAGGTACGCGGGTGGCCGAAATCCATGCAGGTTGACGCAGTCTGGTCGAGAAGACATGGGCTGGGGCAGGCCGGTGGATGGTTACTGGCATCTTTGCTAACAACTTAG
- a CDS encoding multidrug/biocide efflux PACE transporter produces the protein MKKVSNDNNATNKIHIKKSFAERGFHALTFELLAVAISAPALSWLMDVSMAHAGLLTLMISLIAMIWNIVFNAFFDRIERRLNLARTFGVRVVHAIFFELGLIVTVVPLAAWWLNMSLLDAFILDIGLLLFFLPYTLVFNIGYDKVREAVLKRRLMTT, from the coding sequence ATGAAGAAGGTCAGTAACGACAATAACGCCACCAATAAGATCCATATCAAGAAGTCATTTGCGGAACGCGGCTTTCATGCCCTGACTTTCGAGCTGCTGGCCGTTGCCATTAGTGCGCCCGCGTTGTCCTGGTTAATGGATGTGTCAATGGCCCACGCAGGCCTGCTTACCTTGATGATCTCGCTGATAGCCATGATTTGGAATATTGTCTTCAATGCATTTTTTGACCGAATAGAGCGCCGCCTGAATCTTGCGCGTACCTTCGGTGTCCGGGTTGTCCATGCGATCTTTTTTGAACTGGGGCTAATCGTCACGGTGGTACCGTTGGCCGCGTGGTGGCTGAATATGAGTTTGCTGGATGCTTTCATACTCGACATCGGCCTGCTACTTTTCTTTTTGCCTTACACGTTGGTGTTCAACATCGGTTACGACAAAGTGCGCGAAGCGGTGCTTAAACGACGTTTGATGACGACCTGA
- a CDS encoding MATE family efflux transporter yields the protein MVNTSTKSLRKQFVNLAIPTLLSGWVYTLYTFVDGVFIGRYLGAQSLAALNLLVPLLYVPYAVSLMIGVGGATLIARLSGQQRFAEARRVFTQALWSMLAIGLVSSIIVLTHTSEIAQLMGATGQLAALVEDYMRAYAWFILFAQALYALEFFLRTEGTKAATFGLYAMLLGALVNIALDYYFIVILPLGMQGAGLATGISMLVSSVTMFSYHVFKAKKVKPCRHAFKGGSYVGSILYNGSSEFLGGIAAVVTIFVFNRLVLSTYGESGLAAYAILEYMTLAAIVTMVGFVQTMQPMISFYRGANQPRAMQAVFTFGAAAVLVTAGIIAVVMCLFSKQLTFLFLPDGESAWEILGPVVVWYALAFLPAGCNLIATGYLTAVERPGASAMIAVLRSWVLLLGSLWLLKSYFGGQTIWYALLITELLTLLASGWYMLRQPTLRQPTLRQPMLRQPTLRQPTLRQPTLRLQGWLKQRRIQQIVPLDRRPKI from the coding sequence ATGGTCAACACTTCCACCAAATCTCTCCGAAAACAATTCGTCAATTTGGCGATTCCGACCCTTCTTTCCGGTTGGGTTTATACACTCTATACCTTTGTTGACGGTGTCTTTATAGGCCGCTATCTGGGCGCGCAATCTTTAGCGGCTCTCAACCTGCTGGTTCCTTTGTTGTATGTGCCTTACGCCGTCAGCCTGATGATAGGCGTGGGAGGTGCGACGTTGATCGCCCGTCTTTCGGGGCAACAGCGTTTCGCCGAAGCGCGCCGCGTATTTACCCAAGCGTTATGGAGCATGCTTGCCATCGGCTTGGTATCGAGCATCATCGTATTAACGCACACGTCCGAAATTGCACAATTGATGGGCGCAACCGGCCAGTTGGCGGCGTTGGTCGAGGATTATATGCGCGCTTATGCGTGGTTTATTTTGTTTGCACAAGCGTTGTACGCGCTGGAATTCTTCCTGCGTACAGAGGGAACAAAAGCGGCGACGTTTGGATTGTATGCGATGTTATTGGGTGCCCTGGTGAACATCGCCCTGGATTATTACTTTATCGTTATCCTGCCGCTGGGGATGCAGGGGGCTGGACTGGCGACCGGAATCAGTATGCTGGTGTCAAGCGTTACCATGTTCAGTTATCACGTTTTCAAAGCCAAAAAAGTCAAGCCTTGCCGCCATGCTTTTAAAGGCGGCAGTTATGTTGGGTCGATTTTATACAACGGCTCGTCCGAATTTTTAGGTGGTATTGCCGCGGTTGTCACAATATTTGTATTCAATCGATTGGTCTTGAGCACATACGGTGAAAGCGGATTGGCGGCTTACGCCATTCTGGAATATATGACACTGGCCGCCATCGTGACCATGGTTGGCTTTGTTCAAACCATGCAGCCGATGATCAGTTTTTATCGCGGGGCGAACCAGCCGCGGGCGATGCAGGCTGTCTTTACGTTTGGCGCCGCAGCCGTGCTGGTGACTGCTGGAATCATTGCCGTAGTGATGTGCCTGTTTTCCAAACAGCTGACTTTTCTTTTTTTGCCCGACGGCGAATCAGCCTGGGAGATACTTGGGCCGGTGGTGGTCTGGTATGCGCTGGCTTTTTTGCCCGCCGGATGCAACTTAATCGCGACTGGTTACCTGACCGCGGTTGAGCGTCCAGGCGCTTCGGCGATGATTGCTGTATTGCGGAGTTGGGTTCTGCTATTAGGTTCTTTATGGCTGTTGAAGTCGTATTTCGGTGGTCAAACGATCTGGTACGCGCTGCTGATTACCGAGCTTTTAACTTTATTGGCCAGCGGGTGGTATATGTTGCGGCAGCCGACGTTGCGGCAGCCGACGTTGCGGCAGCCGATGCTGCGGCAGCCGACGCTGCGGCAGCCGACGCTGCGGCAGCCGACGCTGCGCCTCCAAGGTTGGTTAAAGCAACGTCGGATTCAGCAAATAGTACCGCTTGATCGGCGCCCTAAGATTTGA
- a CDS encoding NAD(P)-dependent alcohol dehydrogenase, producing the protein MPKAIGYAAQSAQTPLVPFSFERREPGPHDVQIEILYCGVCHSDLHTARNEWHNTIYPTVPGHEIVGRVVKVGEHVKNFKVGEMAGVGCMVDSCQTCPSCAEGLEQYCETGFVGTYNGEDKHSGGVTFGGYANNIVVSEKFVLHISDKLDPASAAPLLCAGITTYSPLRHWNVSKGHKVGIVGLGGLGHMGVKIAHAMGAHVVLFTTSPNKIEDALRLGADEVVISKDPDQMAKHANSFNFILNTVAAPHDLDPFLNLLKLDGAMTLVGAPAESHPSPNVFNLIMKRRTLAGSLIGGIKETQEMLDFCAEHGITSDIELIPIQDLNHAYERMLKSDVKYRFVIDMASLSKEQAAA; encoded by the coding sequence ATGCCAAAAGCCATTGGATACGCCGCACAATCTGCGCAGACACCATTAGTACCATTCTCCTTTGAACGTCGGGAACCTGGACCGCATGATGTCCAGATCGAAATATTGTACTGTGGGGTATGTCATTCGGACTTGCATACCGCCCGTAACGAATGGCATAACACCATCTATCCAACTGTGCCGGGACACGAAATTGTCGGCCGTGTCGTTAAAGTCGGGGAGCATGTCAAAAATTTCAAAGTGGGCGAGATGGCGGGAGTCGGTTGCATGGTCGACTCTTGTCAGACCTGTCCTAGTTGCGCGGAAGGCCTGGAGCAATATTGCGAAACCGGCTTCGTGGGCACGTATAACGGCGAAGATAAGCACAGTGGCGGGGTGACTTTCGGCGGCTATGCGAACAACATCGTGGTGAGCGAAAAGTTTGTTTTACACATCTCGGATAAGCTTGATCCTGCTTCGGCGGCCCCGCTATTGTGTGCTGGTATCACCACTTATTCTCCTTTGCGACATTGGAACGTTAGTAAAGGCCACAAGGTTGGTATCGTCGGCTTGGGCGGCCTCGGTCACATGGGTGTGAAAATTGCGCACGCCATGGGCGCGCATGTGGTGTTATTTACGACGTCGCCCAACAAGATAGAGGATGCGTTGCGCCTGGGAGCGGATGAGGTAGTCATTTCCAAAGATCCAGATCAAATGGCAAAGCATGCAAACAGTTTTAACTTCATCCTCAATACAGTGGCTGCGCCGCATGATTTGGATCCATTTTTAAACTTATTGAAACTTGATGGTGCAATGACATTAGTTGGCGCACCAGCCGAGTCACATCCGTCACCGAATGTATTTAATCTGATCATGAAACGCCGCACCCTGGCGGGATCTCTCATCGGCGGCATTAAGGAAACCCAGGAAATGCTGGATTTCTGTGCCGAGCATGGGATTACATCGGATATCGAATTGATCCCGATTCAAGACCTGAATCACGCTTATGAACGAATGCTGAAGAGTGACGTTAAATATCGTTTTGTAATTGATATGGCGTCGTTGTCGAAAGAACAGGCTGCCGCCTGA
- a CDS encoding cytochrome b, with amino-acid sequence MKPRADSFSLPSRLLHWLMAPLLLAMLLIGVGMISTVSHWRLWLIGIHKPLGLALLVLVVLRLLLRLLGHSPKLPSSMPAWQRHVATLSHWLLYGAMFAMPLLGWGMLSAAGYPLPGIGAFHLPSIAPQNVTLYAWLRYAHGVCGQAFFALIVFHIAAGLLHALVLKDGVFKSISLRAKSGHR; translated from the coding sequence ATGAAACCTCGCGCAGATTCGTTTAGCCTGCCATCGCGACTATTGCACTGGTTAATGGCACCGTTACTCCTCGCGATGCTGCTCATCGGCGTGGGAATGATCAGCACTGTGTCGCATTGGCGGTTATGGCTGATCGGCATTCATAAGCCGCTTGGTCTGGCTTTGCTAGTGTTGGTCGTCCTGCGACTATTGCTACGATTGCTTGGCCACTCTCCGAAATTGCCATCCAGCATGCCGGCATGGCAGCGGCACGTCGCCACCCTCTCGCACTGGCTGTTATATGGTGCAATGTTCGCAATGCCGTTGCTGGGTTGGGGGATGCTGTCGGCTGCCGGATATCCATTGCCCGGTATTGGCGCCTTTCATCTGCCATCGATCGCTCCTCAAAACGTCACACTGTACGCGTGGTTACGATACGCCCATGGTGTCTGCGGACAGGCATTTTTTGCGCTGATTGTTTTTCACATTGCTGCCGGTTTATTACACGCATTGGTGTTGAAAGACGGTGTCTTCAAAAGTATCTCCCTACGCGCCAAATCCGGCCACCGCTAA
- a CDS encoding catalase family peroxidase: MTSPPERPKSVPDRLSQMLHKAFALPIETPLFRPLLVITTVGLALVCAYAYAAGWFSPTRLTPKQIIATFNQDFGTHPGFRRNHAKGVCVVGYFDGNGSASGLSNALVFGASRTPVIGRFAIPGGNPEITDASSPVRSMALQFQQPNGEQWRTGMNNVPLFAVKTPRAFYEQLEAARPDPATGKPDPARMKAFFDAHPETAGAREWGKTHLPSSSWANGTYYSINAFQLVAANGDKQFVRWAMVPELAYTPIDPIIPKAADFLSHDLEQQLQQGPLRWHLILTLAKAGDVTNDATQSWPADRTTVDAGTLTLNQTVSQDDGPCRDVNFDPLILPHGIRPSSDPLLAGRSSAYSRSFNVRTREEAEGAVTQTNNAQLIAKKGNP; this comes from the coding sequence ATGACCTCTCCTCCAGAACGTCCAAAGTCCGTCCCTGATCGTCTTAGCCAAATGCTGCATAAAGCCTTTGCCCTTCCTATCGAAACACCGCTTTTTCGACCATTACTAGTAATAACGACCGTCGGGCTGGCGCTGGTATGCGCATACGCTTATGCCGCCGGTTGGTTCTCACCCACGCGTCTCACGCCGAAACAAATTATTGCCACCTTTAATCAAGATTTTGGAACGCACCCGGGATTTCGCCGTAATCATGCCAAGGGCGTATGCGTGGTCGGTTATTTCGACGGTAACGGTTCGGCTTCCGGCCTCTCCAATGCCTTGGTATTTGGCGCATCCCGGACCCCGGTGATTGGCCGTTTTGCGATACCCGGCGGTAATCCAGAGATTACCGATGCCAGCAGTCCGGTACGCAGTATGGCGCTGCAATTTCAACAGCCCAACGGAGAACAATGGCGCACCGGAATGAACAACGTTCCTTTGTTTGCCGTAAAAACACCGCGGGCATTCTACGAACAATTGGAAGCAGCACGGCCTGATCCTGCTACAGGAAAACCCGACCCGGCGCGCATGAAGGCGTTTTTTGACGCGCATCCGGAAACCGCGGGAGCGCGAGAATGGGGAAAGACGCATCTACCTTCTTCGAGTTGGGCAAATGGCACCTATTACAGCATCAACGCATTTCAGTTAGTCGCCGCCAATGGTGATAAACAATTCGTTCGCTGGGCGATGGTTCCGGAACTGGCGTACACGCCAATCGACCCAATAATACCTAAGGCAGCCGACTTCCTGAGCCACGATCTCGAACAACAGTTACAACAAGGGCCGTTACGCTGGCACTTGATATTGACGTTGGCAAAAGCTGGCGATGTGACAAATGACGCTACCCAGTCATGGCCGGCAGACCGGACGACGGTGGATGCGGGAACACTCACCCTAAATCAGACCGTTAGTCAGGATGATGGCCCTTGCCGTGATGTGAATTTTGATCCGTTGATTTTGCCGCACGGAATCCGACCTTCCAGCGATCCGCTGCTGGCAGGGCGTTCAAGCGCTTACTCGCGCTCGTTCAACGTCCGTACGCGGGAAGAAGCCGAAGGAGCAGTCACCCAAACCAACAACGCGCAACTGATCGCAAAAAAAGGAAATCCATGA
- a CDS encoding TonB-dependent siderophore receptor: MKLITGATITRAESSGITYGEVHRTSASDTTPYVGVVVDLTKNVSAYASYTGIFNPQTQADIKGVPLDPAKGKSTEVGLKSEFFDRRLNAWIAVFKTKQSNAAEQAGYVGAAAYYTVIDAESKGFELELTGEITKGLQASAGYTQLSITGDDGSAVRTYVPRKLFRASSTYQLPQLAQIKNGASLNWQGDTQRDQGDGIVTRQASYALLNLMARYDITKHVSVSANLNNVTDKKYLTSLYTRRVITARPVMPVWR, encoded by the coding sequence TTGAAATTAATTACTGGCGCGACCATTACCCGGGCTGAAAGTAGCGGTATAACCTATGGAGAGGTGCACAGAACTTCTGCCAGCGATACCACGCCGTATGTCGGCGTGGTGGTTGACCTGACTAAAAACGTGTCTGCTTACGCAAGCTATACCGGCATCTTTAATCCGCAAACACAAGCCGATATCAAAGGCGTTCCACTTGATCCCGCTAAAGGAAAGAGCACGGAAGTAGGTTTAAAGAGCGAATTTTTTGACCGCCGACTCAACGCTTGGATTGCTGTATTTAAAACTAAACAAAGCAACGCGGCCGAGCAGGCCGGTTACGTTGGCGCCGCGGCGTATTACACAGTTATTGACGCAGAGTCGAAAGGTTTCGAGCTGGAGCTAACTGGTGAAATTACCAAGGGCTTGCAAGCCAGCGCTGGTTACACCCAATTGTCGATCACTGGCGATGACGGTAGTGCTGTCAGAACGTATGTGCCAAGGAAGCTATTCAGAGCGTCGAGCACTTATCAGTTACCGCAATTGGCGCAAATAAAAAATGGGGCCAGCCTGAACTGGCAAGGCGATACCCAACGCGATCAAGGCGATGGCATCGTGACGCGTCAAGCCAGCTACGCGTTGCTCAATCTGATGGCGCGCTACGATATCACCAAACATGTCAGCGTTTCCGCGAATCTGAATAACGTCACTGACAAAAAATACCTCACTAGTCTTTACACTCGCAGGGTTATTACGGCGCGCCCCGTAATGCCAGTGTGGCGTTGA
- a CDS encoding PepSY domain-containing protein: MRPLFVLLHGWFGLAVAIFLFISGATGALISWDHELDGWLNPQLFDAKSGDNISGKPVLSGLALTNRVEAADPRVRVRYLLTQEEPGHASQLLVEGRIDPATGKPFDLGFNQIALDPVTGEVQGKRTWGQISLSRENLLPFFI; the protein is encoded by the coding sequence ATGCGTCCTTTGTTTGTGTTGTTGCATGGATGGTTTGGACTAGCGGTTGCCATCTTTTTGTTTATTTCAGGTGCTACCGGCGCGTTGATTTCATGGGATCATGAACTCGACGGCTGGTTGAATCCGCAATTGTTTGATGCCAAAAGCGGCGACAACATTTCCGGCAAGCCCGTTTTATCTGGCTTGGCGCTCACTAATCGTGTTGAAGCGGCGGACCCACGCGTGCGGGTTCGTTATCTTTTAACGCAGGAAGAGCCAGGCCATGCGTCGCAATTGCTAGTCGAAGGGCGCATTGATCCGGCGACCGGCAAGCCTTTTGATTTGGGTTTTAATCAGATTGCCCTTGATCCCGTGACGGGCGAAGTCCAGGGCAAGCGCACGTGGGGCCAAATTTCCCTTAGCCGGGAAAATTTGCTGCCTTTTTTTATATAA
- a CDS encoding PepSY domain-containing protein, translated as MHSGRIFGLTGRILISIMGVIVAMLSATGLLIWFRKRRARVLQQSEVKRGPAFHSANPSVRATE; from the coding sequence TTGCATTCTGGGCGTATTTTCGGTTTGACCGGCCGCATCCTGATTTCGATCATGGGAGTGATCGTCGCGATGTTAAGTGCGACGGGTTTGTTGATCTGGTTTCGAAAACGACGCGCCCGGGTCCTGCAACAATCAGAGGTAAAAAGGGGCCCGGCGTTTCACAGCGCCAATCCTAGCGTTCGGGCAACGGAATAA
- a CDS encoding pirin family protein produces MSSISHIIHAHVRDIGFPVRRLLPAAEVRTVGPFVFFDHMGPFTFPSEGSTGDVRPHPHIGLATVTYLFSGAMVHRDSLGSVQRITPGDINWMTSGRGITHSERVPEDIRQQGIAVQGLQMWVALPQKDEETAPGFWHYPEADLPLVKLNGATCHVLVGTAFGQTSPVKTHSDTLYVSVKLAAQAHIQVAPDVAERAIYIISGALAVDGETIEQGTLVALKPEITVTVVAQSDTTFMLLGGEPLDGPRFLWWNFVASTKERIENAKAAWKLQQDDVFPPVPGETEFIPLPER; encoded by the coding sequence ATGAGCAGCATCAGCCATATTATTCATGCCCACGTGCGCGACATCGGCTTCCCGGTCCGGCGCTTACTCCCGGCCGCCGAGGTGCGCACAGTCGGTCCCTTTGTTTTTTTTGATCACATGGGACCGTTTACGTTTCCGTCGGAAGGCAGCACGGGTGACGTCCGTCCCCATCCGCATATCGGCCTGGCGACGGTAACCTACCTTTTTTCCGGCGCAATGGTACACCGCGATAGCCTGGGAAGTGTCCAACGTATCACCCCGGGCGATATTAACTGGATGACATCGGGACGTGGCATTACACATTCTGAGCGTGTGCCGGAAGACATTCGTCAGCAAGGCATCGCGGTGCAAGGCTTGCAAATGTGGGTGGCTTTACCGCAAAAAGATGAAGAAACCGCGCCCGGATTTTGGCACTATCCTGAAGCGGATCTTCCTCTTGTGAAATTGAACGGGGCGACCTGTCACGTCCTGGTGGGAACAGCATTTGGTCAGACATCGCCGGTCAAAACCCACAGTGATACGTTGTATGTTTCCGTCAAACTGGCGGCGCAAGCGCATATCCAAGTCGCGCCTGATGTTGCAGAACGGGCTATTTACATCATTAGCGGTGCGCTGGCAGTCGATGGTGAAACGATAGAACAAGGCACGCTGGTGGCACTTAAGCCGGAAATCACTGTGACCGTGGTCGCGCAAAGCGACACCACCTTCATGCTTTTAGGTGGCGAACCGTTGGATGGCCCGCGCTTTCTCTGGTGGAATTTCGTCGCGAGCACAAAAGAACGTATTGAGAACGCAAAAGCTGCCTGGAAGCTTCAGCAAGACGACGTCTTTCCTCCAGTACCCGGCGAAACGGAGTTTATTCCGTTGCCCGAACGCTAG
- a CDS encoding LysR family transcriptional regulator: MALNNLLRRLDLTTLQLFLSIHEEGTLTRAAEREAIAVSAASKRLVELEQAIGVALFIRKAKGMVLTPAGETLLTHARRMLLSVEKIGLELAEHAQGVRGYVRMVANLSAIVEFLPEDLRAFIQMHEQVKLDLEERPSGRVVKGVEDSWADIGICSGDVDTRDLQSVLYRRDKLVLVMRDDHPLAGHSSVEFATTLDSDHVGLHAESSINARAHLASHSAGKALKMRIQVPGFDAVCRMAQVGMGLGVIPHAVFVAIGQPLGLVAVALEDDWAQRELRIVVRDAKALSPVTQALFDHLSCAEMRAGLLTDVT; encoded by the coding sequence ATGGCGTTAAATAATCTATTGCGGCGGCTTGATCTCACCACTTTGCAACTGTTCTTGTCTATTCATGAGGAGGGCACGCTCACTCGGGCGGCGGAGCGCGAAGCGATTGCGGTGTCGGCTGCTAGTAAACGACTGGTTGAGTTGGAGCAAGCGATTGGGGTTGCCCTGTTTATTCGCAAGGCCAAAGGTATGGTGCTTACGCCAGCCGGGGAGACTCTGCTCACGCACGCGCGTCGCATGCTGCTAAGCGTGGAAAAAATCGGGCTGGAGCTAGCAGAACATGCGCAAGGTGTTCGCGGATATGTCCGCATGGTTGCCAACTTATCCGCGATTGTAGAATTTTTGCCTGAGGATTTGCGGGCATTTATTCAAATGCACGAACAAGTTAAGCTGGACCTCGAGGAGCGCCCGAGCGGACGGGTTGTGAAAGGTGTCGAAGATAGCTGGGCCGATATTGGCATCTGTTCTGGCGATGTCGATACGCGCGACTTGCAATCCGTCTTGTATCGACGCGACAAATTGGTGTTGGTGATGCGCGATGATCATCCGTTGGCTGGGCATAGCAGTGTCGAATTTGCGACGACCCTCGATAGTGACCATGTCGGGTTACATGCCGAAAGCTCCATTAATGCCCGCGCCCATCTGGCCTCTCATAGTGCCGGAAAAGCCTTGAAAATGCGCATCCAGGTGCCCGGATTTGATGCCGTCTGCCGAATGGCTCAGGTCGGGATGGGGCTGGGAGTGATTCCTCACGCTGTGTTCGTGGCGATCGGGCAGCCGCTCGGTCTGGTCGCGGTGGCATTGGAGGACGACTGGGCACAGCGAGAGCTCAGAATTGTCGTGCGTGACGCGAAAGCGCTGTCGCCGGTCACTCAGGCATTGTTTGATCATTTGAGCTGCGCGGAAATGCGGGCTGGGCTGCTCACTGATGTGACGTGA
- a CDS encoding CaiB/BaiF CoA-transferase family protein: MSGPLKGIRVIEIGTLIAAPFAARMMAEFGAEVIKIEAPVTGDPIRKWRKLYEGTSLWWYLQSRNKKSISINLKSPEGIEIIKRLASNADVLIENLKPGAMEQLGLGWDVLHALNPKLTMVRISGYGQTGPYKDRPGFGAIGEAMGGIRYTTGEPDGAPARVGVSLGDSLASLHAVMGALMSVLRVKTGQGNGQVVDVSLVESVFNLMESLIPEYDLLGHVRERSGGALPGIAPSNTYPTRDGAYVVIAGNSNPIFKRLMQAIGRADLADDPAFEHNDGRVAQVVLIDAAIAGWTSANPIEDVLATLEKAGVPAGRIYSVADIVADPHYQAREMLLSAELPGGVTVKMPGIVPKLSETPGQINWQGPTLGAHTTEVLAELGLADIEIQRLRATGVIQ; encoded by the coding sequence ATGAGCGGACCTCTTAAAGGTATTCGTGTCATAGAGATAGGCACATTGATCGCCGCGCCTTTCGCGGCACGCATGATGGCGGAATTCGGCGCCGAGGTGATCAAAATTGAAGCGCCCGTGACCGGTGATCCCATTCGAAAATGGAGAAAACTGTATGAAGGCACGTCGCTTTGGTGGTATTTGCAATCGCGCAACAAAAAATCCATTTCAATTAATCTAAAGTCGCCGGAAGGCATCGAGATCATCAAACGTCTTGCCAGTAACGCCGATGTGTTGATCGAAAATTTGAAGCCTGGTGCCATGGAACAACTGGGTTTAGGGTGGGATGTGCTCCACGCCTTAAATCCGAAGCTGACGATGGTCCGCATTTCCGGCTATGGCCAAACCGGTCCTTATAAGGACCGCCCGGGCTTTGGCGCTATTGGCGAGGCCATGGGCGGAATCCGTTATACGACCGGTGAGCCAGACGGCGCACCGGCTCGGGTCGGCGTCAGTCTGGGTGATTCGCTCGCCTCACTACACGCCGTAATGGGTGCCTTGATGTCGGTATTGCGGGTCAAAACCGGGCAGGGCAACGGTCAGGTGGTGGACGTGTCGCTGGTCGAGAGTGTTTTCAACCTGATGGAAAGTCTGATTCCCGAATACGATCTTCTCGGTCATGTGCGAGAGCGTAGCGGCGGTGCTTTACCGGGTATCGCGCCGTCCAATACCTATCCCACGCGCGATGGCGCTTATGTCGTGATAGCAGGCAACAGCAATCCGATCTTCAAGCGATTGATGCAGGCGATCGGTCGGGCCGATCTGGCCGATGATCCTGCATTCGAACATAACGACGGGCGCGTGGCGCAAGTCGTGCTGATCGATGCTGCGATTGCCGGTTGGACCTCGGCAAATCCGATTGAAGACGTGTTAGCAACACTCGAAAAAGCAGGCGTTCCCGCAGGACGGATTTATTCCGTCGCTGATATCGTTGCTGATCCACATTATCAGGCGCGCGAGATGCTGCTGTCGGCAGAGTTGCCGGGCGGTGTGACCGTAAAAATGCCCGGCATCGTACCCAAATTGTCGGAAACACCGGGACAAATAAATTGGCAAGGACCGACGCTGGGCGCGCATACAACCGAAGTATTGGCGGAATTAGGTCTTGCTGACATAGAAATTCAACGCCTCAGAGCGACGGGAGTTATTCAATGA